AGGCGGGCCTGCGCCTGCCCTACGGCTAGGGCTCATCCGGAAAAACCGCCGTCTAACCCGGAAAACCCGCGCAATTGCCGCAGCGCCACCCGAAGCCGGCCATATACTCTCCAAGATTGCTCGCGAATTTGCGTCTAACCGCCGCAACCGCCACGGAGGAGGACGATATGGCCGAGACCGCGACGAACCCGCAGACCATCGTGATGACCGATCCGGAGTGGATCGCGCTCGAGAGCATCAACGAAGAGACGCGCCGCTTCATCTTCGGTGAAACGATGCTGCGCCTGCTTCAGGGCCGTGGTCTGGCCGAGCCCGGCGACGAGGTCTGGAAGGTCACAACCCAGGGCCAGCAGGCGCTCGAAGCCCGCAGCAGCTGATCCTCAAATCCAGTTTCACTTCATACACGTCGTCCCGGGTCCCCCACGGTGGCCCGGGACGACTTCGTTCAAGGTCGTGTCCGTAGGCGGTTGCAAGCGCCCGCGGCGGAGCCCATCTCAACGGCACGCCAGTTCGCCCACGCTTCCGGAACCTGACGCATGAAACGCCCCGTCACCATCACCATCTCGCATTCGCTCGGCCGCGACGTGGCTCGCCGGCGGCTGCAGGGCGGCGTCGGCAAGGTCCGCGACAAGCTCGGCGGCTTCGGCATGCAGCTCGTCGAGGAGAGCTGGCAGGGCGACACGCTGCAGTTCGGCGTCGCGGCACTCGGCCAAACCATCAGCGGCAAGATCGAGGTCGAGGATGCGCTGGTGCGCGTCGAGGTGATGTTGCCGCTGATGCTCGCGATCTTCGCCGAGAAGCTCAAGCTCGGCGTCGAGAAGCAGGCCCAGATCCTGCTCGAGCACAAGCCCACCAAGGCCTGATCCTCGCGGCTTGCGCGCCATGTCGCAGCTCGCTTGCGACTTTTGTCTGCCATCGAAGGTTGAATTCGTCCGCGGCGATCCGCAAAGTCGCAACATCCCTTCCCGCCTGCCCTCCGGAGACCCATGCATCACGGCCCACTGATCGCCATCATCGTCATGGGCCTCGGCCTCGCCTTCGTCTTCGGGGCGCTGGCGCAGAAATTGAGGGTTTCCCCCTCGTCGGCTACCTCCTCGCCGGCGTCGCGGTCGGCCCCTTCACCCCCGGTTTCG
This sequence is a window from Bosea vestrisii. Protein-coding genes within it:
- a CDS encoding polyhydroxyalkanoic acid system family protein, giving the protein MKRPVTITISHSLGRDVARRRLQGGVGKVRDKLGGFGMQLVEESWQGDTLQFGVAALGQTISGKIEVEDALVRVEVMLPLMLAIFAEKLKLGVEKQAQILLEHKPTKA